Sequence from the Lysobacter capsici genome:
CGATCGGCAGTTGGGTCGTGCTCGAACTGCTCGCCGACGCCGACTACCCCGCCGGCCAGCGACGTTTCATGAGCGTGTTGTGCATCGCTGGCAGCGCGTTCGCGGCCCTGGTGACCGGCGTATTGGCGCGTCGCATCGGCGCGGCGCTGCTGGGCTGGGCGCTCGGGCTGATGCTCGGCATCGGCGGTCACTACCTCGTTACCCAGATGGCGGCGCAATCGGCGCGGCAACTGCAAACCGCGCGCCACGACGCGATCGAGCGGCTGTTGCGCGACGCCGCGACCAAGCGCGAACCAGCGGCGCTCGGCGCGAGCATGAAGAACCTGCCGCTGTCGGTGCCCGGCGTGTTCTGCGTGCTGGCCGATCTGGACAGCGGCGAATCGGCCCCGGCCTACGCGCCGGCCGAACCGATATCGACCGACACGTTGATGCACCTGGGCGCCGGCGTGGCCGCGGCCGGCGATCGCGCCGCGACCCTGGCGCAGCGGCAACTGGCCCTGCGCTATCTGCTGTCGGTGCTGATCGATCGCAACGAGCCCGCGCGCCTGCCGCAATGGCTGGAGCTGTGGCGGCGCAACCAGCCCGGCGGCCGCGCCGATGCGGTCGAACTGGTCGACGACGTCGGTTGGGATTCACCGGAAAACTGCCCGAACAACACCGGCGCCGACGACCTGGGCGAGGTGTTCCGCGCCTGGGGCATCGACGGCCTGCGCACCTGGCGCCAGGCCGGCTTCCGCTTCACCGCGCGGCAGCAATACCAGTTGCTCCAGTACGTGGTCGACGCGCGGTCGCTGGACCAGTTCGTCGCCGCCGGCGTCGACGTCAACGCCTCGCCTTACCCCGGCGCCGGCCCGGTGCCGCAGAACGCGTTGCTGTGGCACGCCGAACAACTCGGACAGCGCCTGGCCGCGGCCGAAGCGGATATCGCATTCGGCATGGACCTCGACCTGATCGCCGCATTCGTGCGTCATGGAGCGGACCTGCGCTCGCGCGACGAGCACGGCCGCGACGCCTGCGCGCTGTTGAACGATGGCCTGAAATCCGCGCCCGATCGCGTGCCCGTCCACCCGCAGGTCGCGCAGGCGCGGACGCTGCTGTGCCGCGCGCCGGGAGGTCCGCCGGCAAAAACGCCCGCCGCGTCCCCGCCATGAACGCGCCGCGCCGGCTACACTCACGCCCATGAAAATCGTCAGCTGGAACGTCAACTCCCTCAACGTGCGCCTGCCGCACCTGGAACAGTGGCTGGCCGGGTTCGCGCCGGACATCGTCGCGCTGCAGGAAACCAAGCTCGAGGACCCGCGCTTTCCCGATACCGCGCTCAGCGCGGCCGGTTATCGCAGCGTGTTCGCCGGGCAGAAGACCTACAACGGCGTCGCCATCGTCTCGCGCGAGAACGCGCAGGACGTGCAGATCGGCATCCCCGGGTTCGACGACGAGCAAAAGCGCGTCATCGCCGCCACCGTCGGCGGCCTGCGCATCGTCAACCTGTACGTGGTCAACGGCCAGGATGTGGGCACCGACAAATACGCCTACAAGCTGCGCTGGCTGGACGCGGTGCATGCGTGGATCGAACAGGAAATCCGCCAGTATCCGGACCTGATCGTGCTCGGCGATTTCAACATCGCCCCGGAAGCGCGCGACACCCACGATCCGGCGGTGTGGAACGAGGACCACATCCTGACCTCGACCGCCGAACGCGACGCCTTGCAGCGCTTGCTGTCGCTCGGGCTGCACGACGCCTATCGACTGCACAATCAGGAAGAAGGCCAGTTCTCGTGGTGGGATTACCGCCAGGCCGGCTTCCGCCGCAACCTGGGCCTGCGCATCGACCTGACCCTGATTTCCGAATCGCTGCGCGGCCGCTGCGTGGCCGCGGGCATCGACCGAGAGCCGCGTACCTGGGACCGGCCGAGCGATCATGCGCCGGCTTGGGTGGAGTTGGCGGGTTGAGGCTTGCTATGTGTTGACGCTTGCGACGTGCTGATAGGGCTCAACTGGATTGGGCCGTTTGCCCTGAAGTTTTTGCTTTTGCTCGTCATTCCCGCGAAGGCGGGAATCCAGTGACTTCAGGCGCTCTCGCACGAAAGTCGCTGGATTCCCGCGTTCGCGGGAATGACGCTATGGAGAGATGACGCTGAAGTCTCTGGATTCCCGCCTTCGCGGGAATGACGGCGTGGAGACATGGCGCTAAAGGCTCTGGATGTTCCGCTTCGCGGAAGCAAAGCAGAGCCCGCTTTCGCGTGAATGACGTCCTTGAAAGATTTCGCCACCCCAGCAACACAAAAGGCCCGGCAATCGCCGGGCCTTTCGCTTCTAATCGTTCAACAACGCAAACCGAAGATGCGCTCAGCGCACCCGGCCGCGGCGGAACAGGTTCACGATCGCCAGCAGCACGACCGCGCCGACCAAGGACAGCACCAAGCCGCCGAGGCTGAAACTGCCGCTGTTGATGGTGCCCGCGCCGATGCCGAGCACGCCGCCGAGCCAACCGCCCAGGAACGCGCCGACGATGCCGACGATGATGTTGAGGAACACGCCCTGCTGACCATCGGTCCTCATGATCATGCTGGCGATCCAACCGATGACGCCGCCTACGACCAGCCAAATGATGATACCGAGCATGTGCGTCCTCCTGGCAATCTGATGATGTCGAAACGTTGCGCGGTTAAGCGCGTCGTCTTGCCCTGACAGGGCGAGCGCAGTCTGGATCGCGCTGCGTGACGACAGCGTAAGAAAAACCCGGGATTGCGCGATGCATCGCAGGATGAATCAGTCACGATTCGCAGGCGTACGCACAAGGCCTGCGCGGACACGCACAACGGCTTCACACAACCCGTGACCAGACGTTTGCTTCCGTGATGCGACGGCTACGCAGCGACTACGACGCCGCGAAGAGACGATTGGGTGAAGAACCCGGCCGGCAAAAATCCGCCGCGTCGTCTTACTCGACGCTGGAGTCGGTGTCGGCGTGCAGCATCGCTTCGAGCGCATGCCGCGGCAGCTTGCCGGTTTCGTTGCGCGGCAATGCATTCACCCGCCGCAACGGCCGCGGCAGGAACACCGGATCGATGCTCTGGCGCAGCGCGTGGAGGATTTGCGGCTCGCTCAGCGTCGGCGCGACCACCAGCGCGGCGATGCGGCGCACGCCAAAGGCGTCGGCGGCATCGAGCTGGAACACCACGCCGTCGACGACGCCGTCGATCGCCAGCAGCTTGCGGGTCAGATCGCCGAGCGAGGCGCGCTTGCCGGCGATTTCCAGCAGATCCGCGCTGCGTCCGCGCAGCACGAAACGGCCGTCGGCCTCGACTTCCATCAGATCGGCCAGCACCACCGGTTCGGGCAGGTGCGGGGCGTGAATCGCGGTGCCGTCGGGTTGCGGGCATACGCGCACGCCGGGCAACGGCGTCCACGCGCTTTCGCGGGCGGTGCGGCGGCGCGCGAACACGCAGGTTTCGGTGGAACCGAACACTTCGCGCACTTCGCAGCGGTAGCGCGCTTCGGCCAGCTGCGCCAGTTCGGCCGGCAACGGCGCGGTCGCAGAGACGATGCCGGCCAGCGCCGGCAGTTCGATCCCGGATTCGACCAGCGCGCGCAGATGCACCGGCGTGGTCACCAGCAGCGGCGGGGTCGGCGCATCGCTCAAGGCGCGCGCGACATCGCCGGGGAAAAACGGGCGCTGCGCGTGGACCGCGACCGGCCCGAGCAAGGGCAGCAGCACCGACATCTCCATGCCGTACATGTGCTGCGGCGGCACGGTCGCGACCAGAAAGGTGACCTCGTCGTCGCGCAGCAGATCGCCGAGCGCGGCCAGGTTCTGCGCGGTGCTGGTGCGGAACGCCTGCCAGGTCTTCGGATTGGGCTTGGGTTGGCCGGTGCTGCCGGAGGTGAAGCCGATCGCCAACAGCGCCCGCGCATCGACCTGCAAGGGTTCGCCGTCCTGTTCGGCCAGCGTGGGCGGCAATTGCAGATAGCGCGGCGGCGCCGGGTCGAGCGCCTCGTCGCCGATGCAGTAACTGTCGGGATAGCGCGCCAACACATCCTCGACCACCGCCGGCGCGCGCGAGGACGGCAGCAGATTGGTCTGACCGCGCAAGGCCACCGCGCACAGCGCGACCAGGAAGCGATAACGGTTTTCGCACAGGTTCACCGCGTGCTGCGCCGGCGGCAGCGCGGCCGCCAGCGCGCGCACTTCGCGTTCGAAACGGGCCCGTTCGACGATGCCGTCGGCGCCGAACGCGAGCGCGCGCCGCGAAGCGCCGGCCACGAGGGCGAATACGTCGGCCTCGGGCGAGGCAAGATCCTGGCTGAGCGCGTTCTGGCTCGGATCGAAAACCGCTGACATCAAGTATTTATCCCGCGGCCCTGGCCGCTTGCCGTGTATCGCAACTTGCTCCGGTCCAGCTGATCGCAGGCTGACGGCCGATGCCGCCGCGCCCGCGCGCGCTGCCCAGAACGCCGCGCCCCCGCGCTACGTTCGTGGTCCGATCGCGTATCAACCAACCCGCCCCAAGGGTTTAGCTTACGCTGAGCGGCCCGGCGCCCGCCAAGAATCGCTCGTTCATGTCCCTGTCCGGCCGTTCACCTTTCTCCGCCGATGCGATCCACGAATCCGACGATGGCGCGGTGCGCTGGACCGGCTTGGCGCATGCGCACGGGCAACCGGCCGAACCCGAAGCGCGGCGCTGGCTGGCCGCGCAGCTGCGCGATCCGGACCTGTCGCTGTGGCGTGACGAACGCCAGCGCCCGCACCTGAGCCCGCCGCACCAGGACTACGACTGCAACTGGAGCCACAGCGGCGAGCGCCTGCTGGTCGCGCTGGCGCCGCGGGCGCGGGTCGGGGTCGATCTGGAGCGATTGCAGCGCCGGCCGCGCGCGATCCAGATCGCACAGCGCTACTTCACCGCCGCCGAAACCGCATGGCTGGCCGCGCATCCCGACCTGGACCGCGCCTTCCTGCGCCTGTGGTGCGCCAAGGAAGCGGTGCTCAAGGCGCACGGGCACGGGCTGTCGTTCGGCCTGGAGAAACTGCGTTTCGCCGAACACGACGGCGCCTTGCGCCTGATCGAATGCGACCCGGCCCTGGGCAAGCCGGCGCAATGGCGACTGAGCGAAATCGCGCCCGAGCCGGGCTACCTGGGCGCGCTGGCATGGCGCCCGCACGAAAACCCCGGTGCCTCCCTGTAGGAGCGGCGCAAGCCGCGACCGCGAAACCGCGACGACGACGCAAACGACATCACGACGCTTGCAACCCGCACCGAATCAAACGCCGCGTCGCGCCGCTACGCACCCGCCATCCATCCCGCC
This genomic interval carries:
- the xth gene encoding exodeoxyribonuclease III, which translates into the protein MKIVSWNVNSLNVRLPHLEQWLAGFAPDIVALQETKLEDPRFPDTALSAAGYRSVFAGQKTYNGVAIVSRENAQDVQIGIPGFDDEQKRVIAATVGGLRIVNLYVVNGQDVGTDKYAYKLRWLDAVHAWIEQEIRQYPDLIVLGDFNIAPEARDTHDPAVWNEDHILTSTAERDALQRLLSLGLHDAYRLHNQEEGQFSWWDYRQAGFRRNLGLRIDLTLISESLRGRCVAAGIDREPRTWDRPSDHAPAWVELAG
- a CDS encoding AMP-binding protein; the encoded protein is MSAVFDPSQNALSQDLASPEADVFALVAGASRRALAFGADGIVERARFEREVRALAAALPPAQHAVNLCENRYRFLVALCAVALRGQTNLLPSSRAPAVVEDVLARYPDSYCIGDEALDPAPPRYLQLPPTLAEQDGEPLQVDARALLAIGFTSGSTGQPKPNPKTWQAFRTSTAQNLAALGDLLRDDEVTFLVATVPPQHMYGMEMSVLLPLLGPVAVHAQRPFFPGDVARALSDAPTPPLLVTTPVHLRALVESGIELPALAGIVSATAPLPAELAQLAEARYRCEVREVFGSTETCVFARRRTARESAWTPLPGVRVCPQPDGTAIHAPHLPEPVVLADLMEVEADGRFVLRGRSADLLEIAGKRASLGDLTRKLLAIDGVVDGVVFQLDAADAFGVRRIAALVVAPTLSEPQILHALRQSIDPVFLPRPLRRVNALPRNETGKLPRHALEAMLHADTDSSVE
- a CDS encoding GlsB/YeaQ/YmgE family stress response membrane protein; its protein translation is MLGIIIWLVVGGVIGWIASMIMRTDGQQGVFLNIIVGIVGAFLGGWLGGVLGIGAGTINSGSFSLGGLVLSLVGAVVLLAIVNLFRRGRVR
- a CDS encoding 4'-phosphopantetheinyl transferase family protein is translated as MSLSGRSPFSADAIHESDDGAVRWTGLAHAHGQPAEPEARRWLAAQLRDPDLSLWRDERQRPHLSPPHQDYDCNWSHSGERLLVALAPRARVGVDLERLQRRPRAIQIAQRYFTAAETAWLAAHPDLDRAFLRLWCAKEAVLKAHGHGLSFGLEKLRFAEHDGALRLIECDPALGKPAQWRLSEIAPEPGYLGALAWRPHENPGASL